A genomic region of Zygotorulaspora mrakii chromosome 7, complete sequence contains the following coding sequences:
- the SAC3 gene encoding Sac3p (similar to Saccharomyces cerevisiae SAC3 (YDR159W); ancestral locus Anc_8.340), producing MNISFGTTIPSSPFNFFGGNNDHGGFSSINSGTTDVSSKAKRTGLPHFGNRDSASQKQSKKKPSNKPITHEPERTIKHKPMSNKYMKLRIPQSSDADIGALISEPERLGFSHVEHKLRPMPRFLIGQQAQLKQKKFQPDSWDRANQDKMLKLENSIEDVTDLYETLKKMRDVERKIMENKGLVDKADSAKDLTEAISFQGTCLDMCPIFERARRNVEYTVYSYEKDDPSGKKASRSKALKVFARPAAAAAPPLPSDVRPPHILSLTLDYIIDNLLVTLPDSEGFIWDRMRSIRQDFTYQNYSGPEAIECNEKIVRIHLLIIHVMGKSKNEFSLQQELEQLHKSLITLSEIYDEVRANGGNCPNEAEFRAYALLSKIRDPEYDKNIQELPIHIFQNDLVQLALCFRRYVSNSSFHKRGFIRTENCLNFYNAFFQVLNSGRVPFLMGSFLELYVNEVRFYAFKALSLSINKRHKPIPCDHLIETFLFNSKEELEDFCKYYSIDITDEGVELKTLTHHSHKLNESQPLKQASLKCVDDLLLGTSFPELINSGKPTVYTIPNNNIGSTNHAGHQIDEMEQEEDGNEEEEQEEEVEVGEANRERETGLENEANTRKINYISTEQNNFVMPSLTKQGVATEKVLGTQQPQFDLSSSSPTIIPRRGFKNEFSSNNILPGAARTNNSNQGDINLLPDGNAKLAAKENIKERSLLEDGTKNRLQLVPKAVERKKAKNLEIEAETIQLKNQAARDISNEIIKKVVQDMMTTIANDAMQKKIIEKRNINKLTGELYYAFLHEKIYNIYLGSRAEVFRERKLKSRGFNKWKMCYKTRKEERDTENKRKAEFQNAGRQLGVPLLKKSKIFSTPCNNGASSFVLPHSLGKDITFSPVFDEANIFSKQTEKRLEVWEPMDTKSIYFEPLRDKCKSLKHQVTLSIFIYGTSWTSIPNNWAMSKFGKSDPSKETILQDEVLKLSIHCIDSTYNPASFANLQLLVFNTGVTDSNIFDLEMKLQQDGEELIKLATGISLNTNVNFSILILYWESTETPLSDATIFRCLKLNRISKSFCGILEDINIVAISGNSPHAELERVLKQVANRFRYKLTERGKYHASLRQTNSTVKSRHQPRTTQAIDEKMRHMLESEQRKYKEEEDQRNTYAHLKSHIDASPKNEKKKLPVLLSKRKDYKFKTPLAIRSLSSSSPAIPSHLATKMRRAPRVPSYHGVLAGGTPSHSTNLPVVPISTGCMLNSATDYSQISNSSFEHPTVIHEPDLYQTPLNSNTNVTSRPSNISEAAQDDSISEDVLELKDLIESVKRKVHNK from the coding sequence ATGAATATTTCTTTCGGCACCACTATACCTTCTTCcccattcaatttttttggaggGAATAATGACCATGGAGGTTTCTCATCGATAAACAGTGGGACTACAGATGTATCCTCGAAGGCAAAGAGGACAGGATTGCCACATTTTGGTAACCGTGATAGTGCATCTCAAAagcaatcaaaaaaaaagccCTCGAATAAACCTATAACTCATGAGCCCGAAAGAACTATCAAACATAAACCAATGAGTAATAAGTACATGAAACTTCGTATCCCTCAATCAAGCGATGCAGATATAGGAGCATTGATCTCGGAACCCGAGAGATTAGGGTTTAGTCATGTAGAACACAAGTTACGTCCCATGCCACGATTTTTAATCGGTCAACAAGCTCAgttgaaacaaaaaaagtttcaacCTGATTCATGGGACAGAGCAAATCAAGATAAAATGCTAAAGCTGGAAAATTCTATTGAAGATGTAACAGATTTATACGAAAcgctgaagaaaatgagagatgtggaaagaaaaatcatgGAAAATAAAGGCTTGGTAGACAAGGCAGATTCAGCCAAGGATTTGACAGAGGCAATTAGTTTTCAAGGTACCTGTCTGGATATGTGTCccatatttgaaagagctAGAAGAAATGTTGAATATACTGTGTACTCTTACGAAAAGGATGATCCCAGTGGGAAGAAAGCCTCAAGATCCAAGGCTTTGAAAGTGTTTGCTCGTCCAGCAGCCGCAGCAGCACCTCCATTGCCATCGGATGTCAGACCACCTCATATATTGTCACTTACACTTGATTATATCATCGATAATCTTTTAGTTACGTTGCCTGACAGTGAAGGTTTCATATGGGACAGGATGCGTTCCATACGACAAGATTTTACATATCAAAACTATTCTGGACCCGAAGCTATTGAGtgtaatgaaaaaattgttcgCATACATCTCTTGATTATTCATGTTATgggaaaatcaaaaaatgaattttcaTTACAGCAGGAATTAGAACAATTGCACAAATCATTAATTACTTTATCAGAAATATATGATGAAGTCAGAGCAAATGGTGGAAACTGCCCCAATGAGGCAGAATTTAGAGCGTACGCACTTCTGAGCAAAATCAGAGACCCAGAATATGACAAGAATATTCAGGAACTGCCaattcatatttttcaaaatgacCTTGTTCAGCTTGCTCTTTGTTTCAGAAGATATGTTTCAAATTCGAGCTTTCACAAGAGAGGATTTATAAGAACTGAAAATTGCCTTAATTTTTACAACgctttttttcaagttttgaaCTCTGGACGAGTTCCATTCTTAATGGGGTCCTTTTTGGAGCTTTATGTCAATGAGGTAAGATTTTATGCCTTCAAAGCTCTATCGCTATCAATAAACAAAAGGCATAAACCAATTCCATGCGATCATTTGATAGAAACGTTTCTATTTAACAGTAAGGAGGAACTTGAagatttttgcaaatattATTCTATTGATATTACTGATGAGGGTGTagaattgaaaacattAACACATCATTCCCACAAGTTGAACGAAAGTCAACCACTTAAGCAAGCTTCACTTAAATGCGTCGATGATCTGCTCCTTGGTACTTCATTTCCTGAACTTATTAATTCTGGAAAACCGACTGTTTATACAATACCAAACAACAACATCGGGAGCACAAATCACGCTGGACAccaaattgatgaaatggaacaagaagaagatggtAATGAGGAGGAAGAACAGGAAGAGGAGGTCGAAGTAGGTGAAGCCAATAGAGAGAGGGAAACGGGACTTGAAAACGAAGCAAACACACGAAAGATTAATTACATTTCTACAGAGCAAAATAATTTCGTGATGCCCTCTTTAACGAAACAAGGTGTCGCAACAGAAAAGGTTTTGGGAACACAGCAACCACAGTTCGATCTTAGTTCATCTTCTCCTACAATTATACCAAGGAGGGGGtttaaaaatgaattttcaTCTAATAATATCCTTCCTGGCGCTGCAAGAACTAACAATTCAAATCAAGGAGATATAAATTTACTGCCCGACGGTAATGCTAAACTTGCTGCAAAGGAAAACATAAAGGAAAGATCACTTTTAGAAGATGGTACAAAAAACAGACTCCAATTGGTGCCAAAAGCAgtagaaagaaagaaagcgaagaatcttgaaattgaagcTGAGACGAttcaattaaaaaatcaagcCGCTCGTGATATATCCAAtgaaattatcaaaaaggtTGTTCAAGATATGATGACAACAATAGCCAATGATGCAatgcagaaaaaaattatcGAAAAGCGGAATATTAATAAGCTGACTGGAGAATTGTATTACGCTTTCTTACACGAGAAAATTTACAATATTTACCTTGGATCGAGAGCGGAAGTCTTTCGGGAGAGGAAGTTGAAATCACGGGGGTTTaacaaatggaaaatgTGCTATAAAACGCGAAAGGAAGAGAGAGACACTGAGAATAAGAGGAAGgctgaatttcaaaatgctGGACGACAGCTTGGTGTACCTTTACtcaaaaagtcaaaaatcttttcaactcCTTGTAACAACGGGGCTTCCTCGTTCGTTCTTCCACATTCTTTAGGGAAAGACATAACATTTTCGCcagtttttgatgaagctAATATTTTTTCGAAACAGACTGAGAAACGTCTTGAGGTTTGGGAACCCATGGACACAAAAAgtatatattttgaacCTTTGCGCGATAAATGTAAATCCCTAAAGCATCAGGTAACGCTATCTATCTTCATCTACGGAACGAGTTGGACTTCAATTCCAAACAATTGGGCGATGAGTAAATTTGGGAAATCAGATCCTTCAAAGGAAACCATTTTGCAAGACGAAGTTTTAAAGTTGAGTATACACTGTATTGATTCGACCTACAATCCAGCATCTTTCGCAAATTTGCAACTGCTGGTTTTCAATACCGGTGTTACtgattcaaatattttcgATCTGGAGATGAAATTACAACAAGATGGCgaagaattgatcaaaCTAGCAACTGGTATTTCTTTAAATACCAATGTTAACTTTAGTATACTTATTCTTTACTGGGAATCAACAGAGACACCTTTATCGGATGCCACAATTTTTAGgtgtttgaaattgaatcgCATTTCCAAGAGTTTCTGCGGCATCTTGGAGGATATAAATATCGTTGCAATTAGTGGCAATTCACCTCACGCAGAATTAGAAAGGGTCCTTAAGCAAGTTGCGAATCGATTCCGTTATAAGCTAacagaaagaggaaaatatCATGCAAGCTTACGACAAACAAATTCAACGGTTAAATCACGTCACCAACCAAGAACCACGCAGGCCATCGACGAAAAAATGCGGCATATGTTGGAATCAGAGCAAAGAAAATACAAGGAGGAGGAAGATCAGCGTAACACGTATGCTCATCTAAAGTCGCACATCGATGCTTCCCCGAAGaatgagaaaaagaagttaCCAGTTCTCTTATCCAAGCGAAAAGACTATAAATTCAAGACGCCCCTTGCAATCAGATCGCTATCATCATCCTCGCCTGCCATACCTTCCCATTTAGCGACAAAGATGCGCAGAGCACCAAGGGTACCTAGTTACCACGGTGTTCTAGCAGGCGGAACCCCCAGTCATAGCACCAATCTGCCAGTCGTGCCCATAAGCACTGGTTGCATGTTAAATTCTGCTACAGACTACTCGCAGATCTCCAATTCCTCCTTCGAGCACCCAACGGTAATACACGAGCCTGATTTATACCAAACACCGCTCAATTCCAACACTAATGTAACCAGTCGGCCAAGTAACATATCTGAGGCCGCACAGGACGACAGCATAAGTGAAGACGTTCtggaattgaaagatttgattGAGTctgtgaaaagaaaagtccacaacaaatga
- the RKM5 gene encoding S-adenosylmethionine-dependent methyltransferase (similar to Saccharomyces cerevisiae YLR137W; ancestral locus Anc_8.339) encodes MRKSSMVFHLQYINEETIHEHILERYIDLGSHSDDLKQDLGTFNKNEHLLEIDIEPPAAVKKLKKRKNKPRQVPSDRYNFVIEQSITSLFSSRDNSNSTTGYVLWSTTPFFLKWLLYDKNAEPLRSGGDVEILNDPKRQCLNISPLLSKPNSGDSMCVLELGTGVSGMLPIVLSNYVDTFVCTDQKGILNKLKFKLQENLLQLNKRKCISKSLGLHDDELESTSPKVKLEIMLLDWENFKLKSSGILLDTLTTAKRIHIIAMDVIYNEYLINPFLNTLSQLMEYFQGHDMEVHALIGIHLRSECVLTEFLEKAIIEYELPVYHVSDSTLKCTRFSLYYL; translated from the coding sequence ATGAGGAAGTCTTCAATGGTATTTCATTTGCAATATATAAACGAAGAAACTATCCATGAGCACATCTTAGAACGTTATATTGATCTGGGGTCACATTCTGATGATCTAAAACAAGATCTGGGTACTTTCAATAAGAACGAACATCTATTGGAAATAGACATCGAACCTCCTGCAGCGgtgaaaaaactgaagaagagaaaaaataagCCTCGTCAAGTACCCAGTGATAGGTATAATTTCGTTATAGAACAGTCTATAACAAGCCTTTTCTCATCAAGAGATAATTCAAATTCTACTACAGGCTATGTGCTTTGGTCCACAACACCATTTTTCCTCAAATGGCTTCTTTATGACAAAAACGCAGAACCACTGAGGAGTGGTGGTGATGTGGAGATCTTAAATGACCCCAAACGTCAAtgtttgaatatttcaCCGCTGCTGTCCAAACCAAACTCTGGCGATTCGATGTGCGTCTTGGAGTTAGGAACAGGGGTATCAGGCATGTTACCAATTGTTCTTAGTAACTACGTCGATACATTTGTCTGCACCGATCAAAAAGGTATATTGAATAAGCTGAAATTCAAGTTGCAGGAAAATTTATTACAACTGAACAAACGGAAGtgcatttcaaaatcattagGCCTTCATGATGACGAATTAGAATCTACTAGTCCTAAAGTTAAACTAGAGATAATGCTACTAGATTgggaaaatttcaaattgaaatccAGTGGTATTCTGTTAGATACTTTGACTACTGCTAAGAGAATTCACATAATCGCAATGGATGTGATATATAACGAATATCTTATTAACCCATTCTTGAACACACTAAGCCAGTTGATGGAATATTTCCAAGGCCACGATATGGAGGTACATGCTCTCATCGGCATTCATTTAAGATCTGAATGTGTCTTGACGGAATTCCTAGAAAAGGCAATCATTGAATATGAACTTCCAGTTTATCATGTATCTGATTCAACATTGAAATGTACAAGGTTTAGCTTATATTATCTATAG